A genomic region of Synechococcus sp. NOUM97013 contains the following coding sequences:
- the dnaG gene encoding DNA primase, which yields MAMPRLHPRTIEAVKERADIVDVVGEHVVLKKKGREFVGICPFHDDSKPSMTVSPAKQFYYCFSCGAGGNSIKFLMEFQRQSFSDVVLDLARRYQLPVETVDGPQQERLKQQLSRRDKLHRALTLAAGWFRSQLRTSEGADALRYLREARGLNEATLEQFELGYAPDQWDGLLKHLQQVEGLAPELLEAAGLVVPRKGGNGFYDRFRHRVMVPIRDRQGRVIGFGGRSLDGGEPKYLNSPETEVFEKGKHLFGLDRASSAIRKDDRAVVVEGYFDVIALHAAGVTNAVASLGTALSGQQITQLCRCSDGKRIVLNFDADGAGVRAANRAIGEVEQLALQGQLELRVLHLPSGKDPDEFLKDHGAGDYRALLDQAPLWLDWQIEQVLEGRDLTKADQFQRSVSALVELLGKLPQSAIRTHYIQQVAERLSGGQGRLALQLEEDLRQQVQGQRWHGRSTRHEKAGEASQRERCEAEILRLYLHCPSYRGAIRQELRRRELEDFALQHHRLLWSEITDLEEGNLGSVRLESISRGQDRGDELADLDLPRLLTDQLLLENSDLVGRLTPLLEPGELQRVALARPMEQLRGTAAMLERQKSHKRCRHLLEAWTGQRLETLERCIAVLIDQERDQKSTEVMDMEQRIQGMFEDLNAEALRFQELYYSERRHIQHLDQQRCAGYTPEAQSQSGSDAAVEPAPSVNG from the coding sequence ATGGCTATGCCCCGCCTTCACCCCCGCACCATCGAGGCCGTCAAGGAGCGCGCTGACATCGTTGATGTGGTGGGCGAGCACGTGGTGCTCAAGAAAAAGGGCCGCGAGTTTGTCGGCATCTGTCCGTTTCATGACGACAGCAAACCGTCGATGACGGTGTCACCGGCGAAGCAGTTCTACTACTGCTTCTCTTGTGGGGCCGGGGGCAATTCCATCAAGTTTTTGATGGAGTTCCAGCGCCAGAGCTTCAGCGATGTGGTGCTGGATCTGGCACGCCGCTATCAGCTGCCGGTGGAGACCGTTGATGGACCCCAGCAGGAGCGGCTCAAACAACAGTTGTCACGCCGCGACAAACTTCACCGCGCTTTGACGCTTGCCGCGGGTTGGTTTCGTTCGCAGCTCAGAACATCAGAGGGTGCTGATGCCCTGCGCTATCTGCGCGAGGCACGCGGCTTGAATGAAGCCACCCTCGAACAGTTTGAGCTCGGGTATGCACCCGATCAATGGGACGGTCTGCTCAAACACCTTCAGCAGGTGGAGGGACTTGCCCCTGAGCTCCTGGAAGCTGCGGGTCTGGTAGTTCCGCGCAAAGGCGGCAATGGCTTCTACGACCGTTTCCGTCACCGTGTGATGGTGCCCATCCGCGACCGGCAGGGCCGTGTGATCGGTTTCGGCGGTCGCAGCCTGGATGGGGGTGAGCCCAAATATCTCAATTCTCCAGAAACGGAGGTGTTCGAGAAGGGCAAGCATCTGTTTGGACTGGATCGGGCGTCATCAGCGATTCGTAAAGACGACCGGGCTGTGGTGGTTGAGGGCTATTTCGATGTGATTGCCCTGCATGCAGCTGGGGTGACCAATGCCGTGGCCTCTCTTGGCACAGCCCTCAGTGGTCAACAGATCACGCAGCTGTGCCGATGCAGTGACGGCAAGCGCATCGTGCTCAATTTCGATGCTGATGGTGCTGGTGTCCGCGCTGCCAATCGCGCCATTGGAGAAGTGGAACAGCTTGCCCTTCAAGGGCAGCTTGAGCTGCGGGTGTTGCACCTGCCGTCCGGCAAGGATCCGGATGAATTTCTCAAGGACCATGGCGCCGGTGACTACCGCGCCTTGCTGGACCAGGCACCGCTCTGGCTGGACTGGCAGATCGAACAGGTTCTTGAGGGCAGGGATCTCACGAAGGCCGACCAGTTCCAGCGTTCGGTGTCGGCCCTGGTTGAGCTGCTCGGCAAGTTGCCGCAGTCAGCGATTCGCACCCACTACATCCAGCAAGTGGCGGAACGCCTCAGTGGTGGCCAGGGGCGCTTGGCGCTGCAGTTGGAGGAGGACCTTCGCCAACAGGTGCAGGGGCAGCGTTGGCATGGCCGTTCCACTCGCCATGAAAAAGCCGGTGAAGCCAGTCAGCGTGAGCGTTGTGAAGCGGAAATTCTGCGGCTTTATCTGCACTGTCCCTCGTATCGCGGCGCCATCCGTCAAGAACTGAGACGACGGGAGCTCGAGGATTTCGCCTTGCAGCACCATCGGCTGCTCTGGTCTGAAATCACAGATCTGGAAGAGGGCAATCTCGGCAGCGTGCGCCTGGAGTCGATCAGCCGCGGACAGGATCGCGGCGATGAGCTGGCCGATCTGGATTTACCTCGCCTGCTCACGGATCAGCTGCTGCTTGAAAACAGCGACCTGGTTGGACGGTTAACCCCTCTGCTGGAGCCAGGTGAGCTGCAGCGTGTTGCTTTGGCACGCCCCATGGAGCAGCTGCGTGGGACGGCCGCCATGCTGGAGCGGCAGAAAAGCCACAAACGCTGTCGGCATCTGCTCGAAGCCTGGACCGGTCAACGGCTGGAGACGCTCGAGCGCTGCATTGCGGTGCTGATCGACCAGGAAAGGGATCAGAAATCCACCGAAGTGATGGACATGGAACAACGCATCCAGGGCATGTTTGAGGATCTCAACGCCGAAGCGCTGCGGTTTCAGGAGCTCTATTACAGCGAGCGTCGCCACATCCAACACCTCGATCAGCAGCGTTGTGCCGGCTACACCCCGGAAGCGCAATCTCAATCTGGTTCCGATGCGGCTGTTGAACCGGCCCCGTCGGTCAACGGCTGA
- the ruvA gene encoding Holliday junction branch migration protein RuvA, producing the protein MIGWLQGERIQTWEQGGRHGLVIACGGVGYEVQLTRRDQTSVDGDSCTLWIHQVHREDGSHLYGFPLQMDRDLFRTLIGVNGVGPQVALSLLDSCTAADLVAAIIDGDLKRLTQAQGVGKRTAERIAVELRDRLGAWAPSSEEPSLSLVDRSDVQALPIHPESLQELQLTLETLGYEDLEIRRAMRAVASATDLPDANDAEGWLRASLRWLSQSA; encoded by the coding sequence GTGATCGGTTGGCTTCAAGGCGAACGCATCCAGACGTGGGAGCAGGGTGGACGCCACGGCTTGGTGATCGCCTGCGGAGGCGTGGGCTATGAGGTGCAACTCACCCGTCGGGATCAAACATCAGTTGATGGAGACAGCTGCACACTCTGGATTCATCAGGTCCATCGCGAGGACGGCTCGCACCTGTATGGATTCCCGTTACAGATGGACCGGGATCTGTTCAGGACCTTGATCGGCGTTAATGGCGTCGGCCCGCAAGTGGCTTTGTCATTGCTCGATAGCTGCACAGCCGCCGATTTGGTGGCCGCCATCATCGATGGCGATCTGAAACGCCTGACACAAGCCCAGGGCGTCGGCAAGCGCACGGCAGAGAGGATCGCCGTGGAGCTGCGGGATCGTTTAGGTGCGTGGGCTCCAAGCAGTGAAGAGCCCAGCTTGTCCCTCGTCGATCGCAGCGACGTGCAAGCTCTGCCGATCCATCCGGAATCGCTGCAGGAACTTCAACTCACTCTGGAAACGCTCGGCTACGAAGACCTGGAAATCAGGCGTGCCATGCGTGCCGTCGCCTCGGCCACTGACCTGCCTGACGCCAACGACGCTGAGGGTTGGTTACGCGCCAGCTTGCGCTGGTTGAGCCAATCGGCCTGA
- a CDS encoding DNA polymerase III subunit alpha: MAFVPLHNHSDYSLLDGASQLPQMVERAKELGMPALALTDHGVMYGAVELLKLCKGTGVKPIIGNEMYVINGSIDDPQPKKERRYHLVVLAKNAVGYRNLVKLTSISHLRGMRGRGIFSRACIDKHLLQQYSEGLIVATACLGGEIPQAIMRERPDVARDVARWYQEVFGDDFYLEIQDHGSPEDRIVNVEIVKIARELGIKVVATNDAHYLTRNDVEAHDALLCVLTGKLISDEKRLRYTGTEYLKTEEEMGRLFADHLEPDVVQEAIANTVAVAEKVEDYDILGRYQMPRFPIPEGHTPVTYLREVTEQGLRDRLGLSSADSIDEGYAERMAYELQIMEQMGFPTYFLVVWDYIRFAREQNIPVGPGRGSAAGSLVAYALGITNIDPVSNGLLFERFLNPERKSMPDIDTDFCIERRGEVIDYVTRRYGEEKVAQIITFNRMTSKAVLKDVARVLDIPYGDADRLAKLIPVVRGKPAKLKAMIGDESPNPDFKERYDKDPIVKRWVDMAMRIEGTNKTFGVHAAGVVIAADPLDELVPLQRNNDGQVITQYFMEDVESMGLLKMDFLGLKNLTMIDKTLELVEQSSGERIDPDQLPPQDEGTFDLLARGDLEGIFQLESTGMRQIVRDLKPSSLEDISSILALYRPGPLDAGLIPKFINRKHGREAIDFAHSTLEPILSETYGIMVYQEQIMRIAQDLAGYSLGEADLLRRAMGKKKVSEMQKHRGIFVKGATERGVDEKVADELFDQMVLFAEYCFNKSHSTAYGAVTYQTAYLKAHYPVAYMAALLTVNAGASDKVQRYISNCNAMGIEVMPPDVNASGTDFTPVDNRILFGLSAVRNLGDGAIRALIRSRQSDGAFQSLADLCDRVPSSVVNRRSLEALIHCGALDALEPQANRAQLIADLDLLIDWAGSRARDRASGQGNLFDLMAAPADDASDGTTDLSLAPKAAPVKDYHPSEKLKLEKDLVGFYLSDHPLKQLTAPARLLAPIGLGSLEEQADKAKVSAIAMVSEMRQVTTRKGDRMAILQLEDLTGSCEAVVFPKSYARLADHLMAEARLLIWAAVDRRDERVQLIVDDCRAIDDLRLLLVELDPDQACDVAVQHKLRECLHAHRPDQDELGVRVPVVAAVRRGPEVKYVRLGPQFCVKDVVAARKHLQDSSFNVSCSDPLLN, encoded by the coding sequence ATGGCATTTGTTCCCCTTCACAACCACAGCGACTACAGCCTGCTGGATGGTGCGTCTCAGCTGCCCCAGATGGTGGAGAGGGCAAAGGAGCTTGGAATGCCGGCTCTGGCCCTCACCGACCACGGGGTGATGTACGGCGCTGTCGAGCTGCTGAAGCTGTGTAAGGGGACGGGAGTCAAGCCGATCATCGGCAATGAGATGTATGTCATCAATGGTTCGATTGATGACCCTCAACCCAAGAAAGAGCGTCGCTACCACCTGGTGGTGCTGGCCAAGAATGCCGTCGGCTACCGCAATTTGGTCAAGCTCACCAGCATCAGTCACCTTCGGGGGATGCGAGGCCGCGGCATTTTCTCGCGCGCCTGCATCGATAAACATCTCCTGCAGCAATACAGCGAAGGGCTGATCGTCGCCACCGCTTGTCTCGGTGGAGAAATCCCGCAGGCGATCATGCGGGAACGGCCCGATGTGGCCCGAGATGTGGCCCGTTGGTATCAGGAGGTATTCGGCGACGATTTCTATCTTGAGATTCAGGATCATGGATCTCCTGAAGATCGCATCGTCAATGTCGAGATCGTCAAGATCGCGCGTGAACTGGGGATCAAGGTGGTGGCCACCAACGATGCCCACTACCTCACTCGCAATGACGTTGAGGCCCATGACGCGCTGCTCTGCGTGCTCACCGGAAAGCTGATCAGCGATGAGAAGCGTCTTCGCTACACGGGGACGGAATATCTCAAAACTGAAGAGGAGATGGGGCGCTTGTTTGCTGATCACCTCGAGCCGGATGTGGTTCAGGAGGCGATTGCCAACACGGTGGCTGTGGCCGAAAAAGTTGAGGACTACGACATCCTCGGCCGCTATCAGATGCCGCGTTTCCCGATCCCTGAAGGCCACACACCGGTCACCTATCTGCGCGAGGTGACGGAGCAGGGCCTTCGTGATCGCCTTGGTCTTTCATCGGCCGACAGCATTGACGAGGGCTATGCCGAGCGCATGGCTTATGAACTGCAGATCATGGAGCAGATGGGGTTTCCCACTTACTTCCTGGTGGTGTGGGACTACATCCGCTTCGCACGTGAACAGAACATTCCGGTTGGCCCTGGTCGTGGTTCCGCTGCCGGATCTCTTGTGGCGTATGCGCTGGGCATCACCAATATCGATCCGGTGAGTAACGGACTCCTGTTTGAGCGTTTTCTCAACCCAGAACGCAAGTCGATGCCTGATATCGACACCGACTTCTGCATTGAGCGTCGTGGTGAGGTGATCGACTACGTCACACGTCGCTACGGCGAAGAAAAGGTGGCGCAGATCATCACCTTCAACCGGATGACGTCGAAGGCGGTGTTGAAAGACGTGGCCCGGGTGCTCGACATTCCCTATGGCGATGCTGATCGCCTGGCCAAACTGATCCCAGTGGTGCGGGGCAAGCCGGCCAAGCTCAAGGCGATGATCGGGGATGAATCCCCAAACCCCGACTTCAAGGAGCGGTACGACAAAGACCCGATCGTGAAGCGTTGGGTGGATATGGCGATGCGCATCGAGGGCACCAATAAAACCTTCGGTGTTCACGCCGCTGGAGTGGTGATTGCTGCCGACCCTCTCGATGAACTGGTTCCTCTTCAGCGCAACAACGATGGCCAGGTGATCACGCAGTACTTCATGGAAGACGTGGAGTCGATGGGTCTGTTGAAGATGGATTTTCTGGGGTTGAAGAACCTCACGATGATCGACAAGACTCTGGAGCTGGTGGAGCAGAGCAGCGGTGAACGCATCGACCCCGATCAGCTACCACCGCAGGATGAGGGCACCTTTGACTTACTGGCCCGCGGCGACCTTGAAGGGATTTTCCAGCTTGAATCCACGGGGATGCGACAGATCGTGCGTGATCTGAAGCCATCGTCGCTTGAAGATATTTCCTCGATCCTGGCGCTCTACCGACCCGGTCCTCTGGATGCGGGGCTGATTCCCAAGTTCATCAACCGCAAGCACGGTCGTGAAGCCATTGACTTCGCCCACAGCACTCTGGAACCAATCCTGAGCGAGACCTACGGGATCATGGTGTATCAGGAGCAGATCATGCGCATTGCACAGGATCTAGCCGGCTATTCCCTTGGAGAAGCTGATCTTCTCCGTCGTGCCATGGGAAAGAAAAAGGTGTCAGAGATGCAGAAGCATCGCGGCATCTTCGTGAAAGGTGCAACGGAACGCGGCGTGGATGAGAAGGTCGCCGATGAATTGTTTGACCAGATGGTGCTTTTCGCTGAGTACTGCTTCAACAAGAGCCACTCCACGGCTTATGGAGCAGTTACGTATCAGACGGCCTATCTGAAGGCGCATTATCCAGTCGCTTACATGGCGGCACTGCTCACCGTGAATGCAGGTGCCAGCGACAAAGTGCAGCGCTACATCTCGAACTGCAATGCCATGGGTATCGAGGTGATGCCGCCCGATGTGAATGCTTCGGGAACGGACTTCACACCAGTGGACAACCGAATTCTGTTTGGCCTTTCGGCAGTCCGCAATTTGGGTGATGGGGCCATCCGGGCTCTGATCCGCTCCCGCCAATCCGATGGCGCGTTCCAGTCGCTGGCGGATTTGTGTGATCGTGTGCCCTCCAGTGTTGTCAATCGGCGCAGCCTGGAAGCTCTGATCCACTGTGGTGCTCTTGATGCCCTAGAGCCTCAGGCCAATCGGGCTCAGTTGATCGCGGATTTGGATCTGTTGATCGACTGGGCCGGATCCCGAGCCCGTGATCGCGCCAGTGGTCAGGGCAACCTCTTTGATCTGATGGCAGCCCCTGCCGATGATGCATCAGACGGCACGACCGATCTGAGTTTGGCTCCGAAGGCCGCTCCGGTGAAGGACTATCACCCCAGTGAAAAGCTGAAGCTGGAAAAAGATTTGGTGGGCTTTTACCTGTCTGATCATCCGCTCAAACAACTCACGGCACCGGCTCGGTTGTTGGCGCCCATCGGTTTGGGAAGCCTGGAAGAGCAGGCCGATAAAGCCAAGGTGAGTGCGATTGCCATGGTGAGTGAGATGCGTCAGGTCACCACGCGCAAGGGCGACCGGATGGCGATTCTTCAGCTCGAGGATCTCACCGGTTCCTGTGAGGCGGTGGTGTTCCCCAAGAGTTACGCGCGTCTCGCTGATCATCTGATGGCTGAGGCACGTCTGCTGATCTGGGCGGCGGTGGACCGTCGCGATGAACGCGTGCAATTGATCGTGGATGACTGCCGGGCCATCGACGACCTGCGCCTTCTGCTCGTCGAGCTCGACCCTGATCAGGCTTGTGATGTGGCGGTTCAGCACAAGCTGAGGGAATGTCTCCATGCCCATCGACCCGATCAGGACGAGCTGGGTGTCAGGGTGCCTGTGGTTGCCGCCGTGCGTCGGGGTCCAGAGGTGAAATATGTCCGCCTTGGCCCACAGTTCTGTGTGAAGGATGTGGTGGCTGCGCGCAAACACCTGCAAGACAGCTCTTTCAACGTCAGCTGCAGTGATCCGTTGCTGAATTAA
- a CDS encoding ferritin yields MTYTSPIQTSSNVATGPSGRAMAEPMSAELLEHMQAHLNMERQSAAAYFATAIWFAERELVGFANYLRDEGNQEQQHAAQFADYLISRGQTVVLDTIEPPCQQWSNTEAVISDVFRMEADVTSSVLQLYKTAEQDNDMRTTVFLDPIVEGQRLSEHEAAYLLGRVKFAANQPAALLLIDAELRDKAAAPATLAG; encoded by the coding sequence ATGACCTATACCTCACCCATCCAGACATCCAGCAACGTGGCAACAGGCCCTTCCGGTCGGGCCATGGCCGAACCGATGTCGGCCGAACTGCTCGAGCACATGCAGGCACACCTCAACATGGAACGGCAGTCTGCAGCGGCCTATTTCGCCACGGCCATCTGGTTCGCGGAACGTGAACTTGTTGGATTTGCCAACTACTTGCGCGACGAAGGCAATCAAGAACAACAGCATGCTGCGCAGTTCGCCGATTACCTGATTTCCCGCGGCCAAACCGTGGTGCTCGACACGATCGAACCTCCCTGCCAGCAATGGAGCAATACTGAAGCTGTGATTTCGGATGTGTTCCGAATGGAAGCCGACGTCACATCATCCGTTCTGCAGCTTTACAAAACTGCCGAGCAAGACAATGACATGAGAACCACTGTCTTTCTCGACCCGATAGTGGAAGGCCAAAGACTTTCTGAACACGAGGCGGCTTATCTGCTCGGCCGCGTGAAGTTCGCTGCCAATCAACCTGCAGCTCTGCTGTTGATCGATGCGGAACTGCGCGATAAAGCAGCAGCTCCGGCCACGCTGGCAGGCTGA
- a CDS encoding PAM68 family protein, with product MAERRDPLPFEPRRSASPSGGSQGIPREVADRMARRVAISTGVPSVLGMAVFVISYLLVSRGILDIPPGITLVASGFFFLLGLIGLSYGVLSASWEPQPGSLLGLEHLKPNLQRLRSSIKAKKQS from the coding sequence ATGGCTGAACGACGCGATCCGCTCCCTTTCGAACCGCGACGTTCGGCCTCACCCTCCGGTGGGAGTCAAGGAATTCCCCGCGAGGTTGCGGACCGTATGGCACGTCGCGTCGCCATCTCCACCGGGGTCCCCTCCGTGCTGGGGATGGCCGTTTTTGTGATCAGTTACCTACTGGTCAGTCGAGGCATTCTCGATATACCGCCAGGGATCACGCTGGTGGCCTCCGGTTTCTTTTTTCTGCTTGGACTGATCGGTCTCAGCTATGGCGTGCTCTCCGCCAGCTGGGAACCCCAGCCTGGAAGCCTACTGGGACTGGAACACCTGAAACCAAACCTTCAACGCCTGCGCAGCTCGATCAAAGCGAAGAAACAGAGTTGA
- the rpsO gene encoding 30S ribosomal protein S15: protein MSLDTTEKQQLINTHQTHATDTGSAEVQVAMLSERISKLSSHLQQNIHDYSSRQGLLKMIGRRKRLLSYVRGKSEQRYTSLIAKLGIRG, encoded by the coding sequence ATGTCGCTCGATACCACTGAAAAGCAGCAGCTGATCAACACGCACCAAACCCACGCCACCGACACAGGATCGGCAGAGGTTCAAGTGGCGATGTTGAGCGAGCGCATCTCGAAGCTCAGCAGCCACCTGCAGCAGAACATCCACGACTATTCCTCCCGTCAGGGTCTGCTGAAGATGATCGGCCGACGCAAGCGCCTTCTCAGCTACGTGCGTGGCAAGAGCGAGCAGCGGTACACCAGCCTGATCGCCAAACTGGGTATCCGCGGCTGA
- a CDS encoding DMT family transporter, translating into MDGIVSRIRTDRAMQGLLATIRGSQSTKDWRAGLALIGAALAFSLMTVCVKHLGGRLPVAQIVLIRSVISIVITLSMLARLRVSPWGHQKGLLILRGGLGTVALLLFFQALAGLPLAAATLLQYTYPTFTALCAWALLGEPIRKRISLAILLGLIGVLLVIQPEWIGQDVEGLPAMAALIGLGGALMTALAYVSVRQLSVREHPLVIVFYFPLVSVPATLPLLVNTMVQPTSSEWIWLLGVGLFTQLGQVWLTQGLAALPAARATSINYVQVVFATLWGVLFFAEPISGTVVVGALCVLGATLISLSARQPVRPDQSPGDR; encoded by the coding sequence ATGGATGGCATCGTTAGCCGGATACGCACGGACCGAGCGATGCAGGGCCTGCTGGCGACCATCCGAGGGTCCCAGTCAACAAAGGACTGGAGGGCAGGGCTAGCCCTGATCGGGGCAGCTCTTGCCTTCAGTTTGATGACCGTGTGCGTGAAACACCTGGGCGGCCGCTTGCCGGTCGCCCAGATCGTGCTGATCCGCTCCGTGATCAGCATCGTGATCACACTGTCGATGTTGGCGCGTTTGCGGGTGTCTCCCTGGGGGCATCAAAAGGGACTGCTGATTCTGCGCGGGGGGCTGGGCACCGTGGCCCTGCTGCTGTTTTTTCAAGCTCTGGCGGGACTGCCTCTGGCAGCAGCAACCCTGCTGCAATACACCTACCCCACCTTCACGGCTCTGTGCGCCTGGGCGCTGCTGGGTGAGCCGATCCGCAAGCGGATCAGCCTGGCAATCCTCCTGGGATTAATCGGTGTGCTGCTCGTCATCCAACCGGAATGGATTGGCCAAGATGTAGAAGGTCTTCCGGCCATGGCGGCACTGATCGGCCTGGGTGGAGCGCTGATGACGGCTCTGGCCTATGTGAGTGTGCGCCAGCTCTCTGTGCGGGAGCATCCCCTAGTGATCGTGTTTTATTTCCCGCTGGTGTCGGTGCCAGCAACCTTGCCTTTGTTGGTGAACACGATGGTGCAACCCACCAGCAGCGAATGGATATGGCTGCTTGGCGTTGGTTTATTCACCCAGCTGGGGCAGGTGTGGCTGACGCAAGGGCTCGCAGCTCTGCCGGCAGCGCGAGCCACCTCAATCAATTACGTGCAGGTGGTCTTCGCGACGCTCTGGGGTGTGCTGTTTTTCGCTGAACCGATCAGCGGCACCGTGGTGGTGGGAGCACTCTGTGTGCTGGGTGCCACCTTGATCAGCCTCAGCGCCAGGCAGCCCGTCAGGCCGGATCAATCGCCAGGGGATAGGTGA